TCGTCCGAAcgcgaaggaagagaagttCATTGTTGTTATCTATTTCAAGCACAGCATTTCGGGCTTTCATGGCTAAACTTTGGAACAATGCACTGTACTGCACTGCGAGGAGCCGTGAGTGCTCTTGAAACGTGTGACGAATGGGGATTCCATCCGTGTTGACGATGATTATACCCTGAACACCTGGATGGTTTGTAATTTGCTTCAGTAGTTCTTCAATGTCGCCGCTCCCGCCTCCAATTGCAGCCATTTTTGCTTAAGTGTAtccttgttctttttttttttctctccaccCTTCCTTTAGgtttcgttttcttctcGTAGACCCCGCTTGggtccccttttcttttctgtgatTGTATGATTTGCGCTTATGGTTGCGCCACCTCTCCAATTGAGTGTGGTGAACCTGCTGATGTCGAAGGAAGAATTAAGGCAAAGGTAACAAATCTGATATAGTTTTATAAGAAGGGCATTACTAAAGCGTACATATACGCaacatttccctctccctcgtAATTGACGGGTGACACACAAGTACGATATGTAGAAgttaaacaaacaaataaacacacacagatAGACACACACCGTAAGGGGAGAGAGTATTATTTAATGGTGATTAAACCTCACTTTATCAGATGTAAACACACCACTTGCGGAACCTCACTGGGGTTCATGTAGAAGTGGCGCCTCTGTACACGCAATGAGGCATCGTACTCGCTTTTaattctctttctttttttttcctcacagaaaaaaaaactatatGCACACCATTTAATCCAAGGTTATACACCTATGAAACCGATGGTGTTGCCGTTAAACGTGTTGGTATATCATTTCGATGCTATAACTGCCAGGGAAATTGATGGTACGGTGGCAAAATAACGCTCTTCAggcagttgcgagacactcCAAAATTTGTGAGTTGGTTGCGAGGGCGACATTCAGACATTCtggcaatatatatatatatacacacacacatatatatatatatatatatacaaatataacCCATCAGCAACAGTGCGGAATAGATGGATATCACAGCAACGTGTACCACACCATTTCTCCTCCCCCCCGCTTCATATTTGTTTCCAGAGTTCTCGGTCACTTCCGAGCTTCGTTAACTCAAATACTGACGAGAAAACCACGCCACCCACAACTGATGCTCCTACGTTTGCAACAGTACCCTTAAGCAACCCTCGCCATCCCTCCGCTGATAAAAGGTCACATACTACAGTACGCAAAGAGGTGTACTGGGCGCCCTTGACAGCGCCAGAAACTGTAGGGAGAGCCTGCATCCTCGTATGTAGCACATCAACGGGATTAAATAAGAACGATGTTACGCAACTTGCGACCACACCCGCAAAGGCGTTCAGTGCGGGGTTGTCTGTTGGGGAAAGAAGCCAATTTTGCTGCCATGGTGACTTTTTCTCCTCAACGAGGCTCATCTCCCGCTCCCAGCGCGAGAGGGTTGGTTCTGCCATTGTATATAGAATAGCTTTTGACCTGCTGTAGAGTGCCCACCACACGCCACTTGCGGGGAGTGTCATGATACCGGGCAGAAGCCCAGCGTAGAGACCACGCAATTTGTATCGAGCAGTGCCCCAACTTGTACCGACGCCGGGTTGCTTGTAGAGATTACTGACCTCCCGTAAAGTGTCACGGAGTGATCCGTAGGTGTTGCTGCTACTCATGCCATACCCCGCAGTCATTTGGCGGTTGCACACAACCACAATGGGAGTTACAAGAAGAAGTGATGCTAGCTCCCCCGCCATGCCACCCACAGCTGCTGAGAAACTGTTGGTCCGGAAATCACGGCCGCGCTCAGGAGCAACGTTCGCGTCGGCGAATGCGACATCCAGTGCCTCTTTCGTCCACTCCATCGTGTGGAGATAGACCAGTTCGCCTATAAGGTTTCCTATCATTGCCGCCCCAACACCACGATAAATAGCCCGAAGACCCCTCACTTTCTTACTCGAGTTGTTGCCACCGCCCACTTCACCACGGTATGCAGAGGCTATGATGGAGAATACGGATGGAGGTTTCGCTTCCCTTGTGATGCGCTTACGGGATATGGCAAGGTAAAGTggatgcagcagcaacgttCGTAGCATTGCGTTAAAGCTGACTAACACAAACCATGTATCTTTGTGAAGATCAGAGAAACTGCGGTTCACTGCATTTCTAGACAGTGACGTTGGTGACGGTGCGCTAGACGGATACTCAACCTTTGATGAACTACCAGATGTAATGTCGTCAACGGCAGCGATGTTGGTGATACTCATCTAACTTAATGTGAGGACGTCCactatgttttttttttttaaaggtgaaaacaaacacacaccgtTCCCAATTTATGTGTACAATGCTGAAGGGTACAAGAGACAACtttttttattgattttttttgtttttaataaagtagggaggggggggggcaaagCAGCGCTAGTCCCGAGCCCAATAAAAATGTCATTTGATTAACTGCATGCAAAGACAGGTAAACGAAGTGGGgctaaaaggggaaaaggagcggAAGGAAAGGTTCCGCCTCCTCCCTCCGACTCCCAAAGTTTATTGGATTTTCACTGTTATCGATATCGCTAAAGCtgctaaaaaaaatatgttcgCAGACAAGAGAGGGCAAATGTGAGCCTCACATTGAAAAATAAACTCCATAAATCCGTTTTGTactctacaaaaaaaaaacagccatAGAGCTGTTGTCAGCGCTGCAAGCAGTGGTAAACACATATGCCCAGCATCAGATAATGCAAGTACTTGTGTGTACCACACTTTCCTAacctcccccccttttctctttagATGTGACAGGTAAGCTGTTTTATCACCTACTCGACTACCACAACCTCATTGTCAAGAACGCGTCCGTTCCCAATGATCAGAGGCTCTTCCTTCAAATTTTTAATAACCACATTCCCTCTAACGGAAACGTCGGCACCAAATTCCACCAATCCACGGACGGTAAGTGATGTGCATTGTCGCAAGGATGGCACTCCTCCCTTCACAAGCTTTTCGAATCCGTCAATCATCTTGTAATGCTCACCGTCAAGATCAATAGCTGGTGGCTTTCCATTTCGCTCCTCACACAGAACAAGACGCTGATCCTCCGTCACCTGATACGCATCAGACCTTAACGCAAGTAGATCACTGCAAGTCTTCACAGGTGCAAACCGTTCCCTTGGAACCACTACTGCTTCCGATCTATCAAATAGAGAAATTGCGGCACCCATCGCCACCTCCAGCTGGTACACCTTCGTTGATTGACTGTCCTGCGGGTTCACCGTCTTGGGGTTTCGCATCACTGGAAGCCGCAGCACTCCCAACTGCTCGTCCATCATCTTCTTCAATTCCATGAGATTTATCCAAATGTTGTTCGTATTAAAGAAACAGTGCTTCGCGATGTTTTGAAAGCTAtcctcatcttcttttgGACACTGAGCAGATTCGCGAAGAACAAAACGTCGTCGCGTTTGTCCAGTAGTCTCGTCAATGACATCCTTGTACGCCAAGTGGCCTCCCTTTTTGTCTGACTCCGTACGGCGACACACCTCCATGAGAAACCCCAGCTGTTTTTCGTGCATATAGTCCAGAAGCCTCACATCTAGTGTCGCGCCAAGGTTGTCTCCGTTTGATATAAACATGTAGCGGTAGCCTTTGCCCAACAGGTAATCCAACTTACCACTACTGTAAAGCACCGTATATACGTCCCCGTGTCCTGGTGGTACCCACTCGCACGTTGGGTCAGCCTCGTAGGTGACGGGAAAGAAATTGTCTTGCCTTATCTTGGGCACTCTGTTTTGCATGAGTTCGATGTCTGAGTCAAACACCTCGTACAAGGTGGGATACTTCCGAAGAAAATCCTTAGTTTCTCCCGATGTGGAAAACGAGTTCATCAGCATAAACGGCACGTTACAGTTACGCACTTGACGAAAATGCTCCAATTGCAGGGCTGT
This region of Trypanosoma brucei gambiense DAL972 chromosome 10, complete sequence genomic DNA includes:
- a CDS encoding dynein light chain 2B, cytoplasmic, putative translates to MAAIGGGSGDIEELLKQITNHPGVQGIIIVNTDGIPIRHTFQEHSRLLAVQYSALFQSLAMKARNAVLEIDNNNELLFLRVRTKKHEVLVAPDTKYLLIVIQQVESGDAVPNANGVNA
- a CDS encoding mitochondrial carrier protein, putative yields the protein MSITNIAAVDDITSGSSSKVEYPSSAPSPTSLSRNAVNRSFSDLHKDTWFVLVSFNAMLRTLLLHPLYLAISRKRITREAKPPSVFSIIASAYRGEVGGGNNSSKKVRGLRAIYRGVGAAMIGNLIGELVYLHTMEWTKEALDVAFADANVAPERGRDFRTNSFSAAVGGMAGELASLLLVTPIVVVCNRQMTAGYGMSSSNTYGSLRDTLREVSNLYKQPGVGTSWGTARYKLRGLYAGLLPGIMTLPASGVWWALYSRSKAILYTMAEPTLSRWEREMSLVEEKKSPWQQNWLLSPTDNPALNAFAGVVASCVTSFLFNPVDVLHTRMQALPTVSGAVKGAQYTSLRTVVCDLLSAEGWRGLLKGTVANVGASVVGGVVFSSVFELTKLGSDRELWKQI
- a CDS encoding UTP-glucose-1-phosphate uridylyltransferase 2,putative yields the protein MPLNPPSAFSGAALACLEKMQASGVEEKCIHIFLIQHALVRKGETGYIPEKSISPVESLPFLQGIETKGENTALLRQAVVLKLNGGLGTGMGLNGPKSLLQMKNGQTFLDFTALQLEHFRQVRNCNVPFMLMNSFSTSGETKDFLRKYPTLYEVFDSDIELMQNRVPKIRQDNFFPVTYEADPTCEWVPPGHGDVYTVLYSSGKLDYLLGKGYRYMFISNGDNLGATLDVRLLDYMHEKQLGFLMEVCRRTESDKKGGHLAYKDVIDETTGQTRRRFVLRESAQCPKEDEDSFQNIAKHCFFNTNNIWINLMELKKMMDEQLGVLRLPVMRNPKTVNPQDSQSTKVYQLEVAMGAAISLFDRSEAVVVPRERFAPVKTCSDLLALRSDAYQVTEDQRLVLCEERNGKPPAIDLDGEHYKMIDGFEKLVKGGVPSLRQCTSLTVRGLVEFGADVSVRGNVVIKNLKEEPLIIGNGRVLDNEVVVVE